From Weissella diestrammenae, a single genomic window includes:
- a CDS encoding MetQ/NlpA family ABC transporter substrate-binding protein: protein MKQTFKIGVITLAAGLVASVIAPTISPASAASKKTLTVGIVGTSDAKLWQEVAKTAKKKYGITLKTKVFTDYNTPNKALADGSLDLNAFQHYNFLNNWNKSNKNAVKAIGKTFITPIRLYATDVKSVKNIKHGATIAVPNDPTNEGRALTLLQSAGLITLNKTELPTVKDIKENKKDLNIKEVAADQTPSALKSEGAAVINTNYAQDAKIKLSAAVYVEPVDKASEQWINVIAVAKKNANKKAYKDIVKAYQTKATKQYLKKTWGDAELPAWDIKLK from the coding sequence ATGAAGCAAACATTTAAAATTGGGGTCATTACCCTTGCCGCTGGTTTGGTTGCCAGCGTGATTGCCCCTACTATTTCACCCGCTTCAGCCGCTAGTAAGAAGACCTTAACTGTTGGTATTGTTGGTACTTCTGATGCTAAATTATGGCAAGAAGTTGCCAAAACGGCCAAGAAGAAATATGGTATCACTTTAAAGACAAAGGTCTTCACTGATTACAATACGCCTAATAAGGCCTTAGCTGATGGTTCCCTTGATTTAAATGCTTTCCAACACTACAATTTCTTGAATAATTGGAACAAGTCAAACAAAAATGCAGTTAAAGCCATTGGTAAGACTTTCATTACACCAATCCGTTTGTATGCCACTGATGTTAAATCAGTTAAGAACATCAAGCACGGTGCAACCATTGCCGTACCAAACGATCCAACTAATGAAGGCCGCGCCTTAACTTTGTTACAATCAGCTGGATTAATCACATTGAATAAAACAGAATTACCAACGGTTAAAGACATCAAGGAAAATAAAAAAGACCTTAATATCAAAGAAGTGGCTGCTGACCAAACACCTTCAGCCTTGAAATCAGAAGGAGCAGCTGTTATTAATACTAACTATGCTCAAGATGCCAAAATCAAATTAAGCGCTGCAGTTTATGTTGAACCAGTCGATAAAGCTTCAGAACAATGGATCAATGTCATTGCGGTTGCCAAAAAGAATGCCAACAAAAAAGCATACAAAGATATTGTCAAAGCCTACCAAACTAAGGCCACTAAACAATATCTGAAAAAAACTTGGGGCGATGCTGAATTGCCTGCTTGGGACATTAAATTAAAGTAG
- a CDS encoding methionine ABC transporter ATP-binding protein, producing the protein MAIIALENINVTFKQKKQTIVAVQDETIQINQGDIYGIVGYSGAGKSTLVRTINMLQKPTSGSVKVQGVEMTTLDPNALRNARKKIGMIFQHFNLLDEITVFQNVAQPLKHAKLSKKAKIEKVNHLLELVGLSDRANNYPAQLSGGQKQRVAIARALANDPDILISDEATSALDPRTTNQILALLKKLNQTLGLTIVLITHEMQAIKEIAHHVAVMENGHIIERGTLLEIFTAPKAQLTKDFINTATNREEALIKVQELLTTHPLANDEVLVSIDFVGEQTAQPLISRLYADFNVSANILYSNMEILTNTPVGTALVVLKGTNDQLTYAIAAFKQNHVTINTIPQGGNH; encoded by the coding sequence ATGGCAATTATTGCACTTGAAAATATCAATGTCACTTTTAAACAAAAAAAACAAACAATCGTCGCCGTCCAAGATGAAACGATTCAAATCAATCAAGGCGATATTTATGGCATTGTTGGCTACTCAGGCGCTGGTAAGTCGACTTTGGTTCGAACAATTAATATGTTGCAAAAACCTACCAGTGGCTCTGTTAAAGTTCAAGGCGTCGAGATGACAACGCTTGACCCTAATGCTTTACGCAACGCACGGAAAAAAATCGGTATGATTTTTCAGCACTTTAATCTTTTAGATGAAATCACCGTTTTCCAAAACGTTGCCCAGCCCCTCAAACACGCCAAACTATCTAAAAAAGCTAAGATTGAAAAGGTTAACCACCTCCTTGAGCTCGTTGGCTTATCTGATCGTGCCAATAATTACCCCGCACAACTTTCAGGGGGTCAAAAACAACGTGTTGCGATTGCACGTGCTTTGGCAAATGATCCTGATATTTTGATTTCAGATGAAGCAACTTCCGCCTTGGATCCACGAACAACAAATCAAATTCTAGCTTTACTCAAGAAATTAAACCAGACCCTTGGTTTGACCATTGTTTTAATTACCCATGAAATGCAAGCCATTAAAGAAATTGCCCACCACGTGGCTGTCATGGAAAATGGACATATCATCGAACGCGGTACATTGTTAGAAATATTCACTGCACCCAAAGCCCAATTAACCAAAGACTTCATTAACACCGCCACAAACCGTGAAGAAGCGTTGATTAAAGTGCAAGAATTACTGACGACACATCCATTGGCAAATGATGAAGTGCTAGTTTCCATTGACTTTGTGGGTGAACAAACGGCACAACCACTGATTTCACGCCTCTATGCCGATTTCAATGTGTCAGCCAATATTTTGTACTCAAATATGGAAATTTTAACCAATACGCCAGTGGGTACAGCCCTCGTCGTCTTGAAAGGAACCAACGACCAGTTAACATACGCCATTGCTGCCTTTAAACAAAATCACGTAACAATCAATACCATTCCACAAGGGGGGAACCACTAA
- a CDS encoding type I phosphomannose isomerase catalytic subunit, with protein sequence MTEPIFLTPVLHEKIWGGTALKDVFKMPIPSATTGEAWIISGHPNGVSPVANDKYAGQTLAQLWQNRPDLFENKDATRPYPLLVKFLDAHRDLSVQVHPDDTYAAAHHASELGKTESWYILAAEPGAEIYYGHQAKTKSEFDTLVDQGAWDKLLQKVPVKAGDFFYVPAGTLHALGAGVLALETQQSSDVTYRVYDFDRPDPKTGELRQLHLADAKNVTTVPFVPEKPIAETLQLGALTKTTLVEAPYFNVYQDVIAGEAFMTKQAPYTQYTVIAGSGTVTVNEQVYPLALATSFIMPATVAEWQFSGDMTLIVSTPGPKSR encoded by the coding sequence ATGACGGAGCCAATTTTTTTAACACCAGTTTTGCATGAAAAGATTTGGGGCGGGACAGCCTTAAAAGATGTCTTTAAAATGCCGATTCCAAGTGCAACGACCGGTGAAGCTTGGATTATTTCAGGTCATCCAAATGGGGTGAGCCCAGTAGCAAATGATAAATATGCGGGCCAGACTTTAGCACAACTTTGGCAGAACCGACCAGATTTATTTGAAAATAAAGATGCCACGCGACCTTATCCGCTGTTGGTTAAGTTTTTGGATGCCCATCGAGATTTGTCAGTTCAAGTCCATCCAGATGATACTTACGCGGCTGCTCACCATGCTAGTGAATTGGGCAAGACGGAATCGTGGTATATTTTGGCAGCCGAACCAGGCGCTGAAATTTATTATGGTCATCAAGCTAAAACAAAATCCGAGTTTGATACACTAGTCGATCAGGGTGCATGGGATAAACTCTTGCAAAAGGTACCAGTTAAAGCCGGTGATTTTTTCTATGTACCGGCTGGAACACTACATGCCTTGGGGGCGGGGGTGTTAGCCTTAGAAACACAACAGAGTTCAGATGTGACCTATCGCGTCTATGATTTTGATCGACCTGATCCGAAAACAGGTGAGTTACGACAATTACATTTAGCAGATGCTAAGAATGTGACGACAGTTCCATTTGTACCAGAGAAGCCAATTGCGGAAACTTTACAATTGGGGGCGCTCACGAAAACCACGTTAGTCGAAGCACCATATTTTAATGTCTATCAAGATGTGATTGCTGGTGAGGCCTTTATGACTAAGCAGGCCCCATATACGCAATACACCGTGATTGCTGGTAGTGGGACGGTGACGGTCAATGAACAGGTGTATCCATTAGCTTTGGCAACCAGTTTTATCATGCCAGCTACCGTTGCTGAATGGCAGTTCTCTGGGGATATGACGCTGATTGTTTCAACCCCTGGGCCAAAGTCACGTTAA
- a CDS encoding methionine ABC transporter permease, protein MFNWINTYFPNIYTQGWGGDFGWGTAIWQTLYMTFGAAIFGGILGLLFGIGLVLTTDDGLTPNHALFQIFDKVVSIGRAIPFIIMVVVISPITQLIVHTTIGATAALVPLSLGVFPFFARQVQVALLGVSAGKIEAARAYGATNWDIIVDVYLREGRAELIRVSTVTLISLVGLTAMAGAIGAGGLGTTAIVTGYQRFQNDVMWLATIIVLLLIVIIQFTGDFLAKRAHHK, encoded by the coding sequence ATGTTTAATTGGATTAACACTTATTTCCCAAATATTTATACCCAAGGTTGGGGTGGTGACTTCGGCTGGGGTACTGCTATCTGGCAAACGCTATACATGACTTTTGGTGCAGCTATTTTCGGTGGTATCTTAGGTTTGCTCTTTGGCATTGGTTTAGTTTTAACGACTGATGATGGTTTAACACCTAATCATGCCCTTTTTCAAATTTTTGATAAGGTTGTTTCCATCGGTCGAGCCATTCCATTTATTATCATGGTCGTAGTCATTTCGCCAATCACGCAACTAATCGTCCACACTACCATTGGGGCAACCGCTGCTCTCGTCCCACTTTCACTTGGTGTCTTTCCATTTTTTGCGCGTCAAGTTCAAGTGGCTCTACTTGGTGTCAGTGCGGGTAAAATTGAAGCTGCCCGTGCCTATGGCGCAACTAATTGGGATATTATCGTTGACGTCTATCTACGTGAAGGGCGCGCTGAATTGATCCGCGTCTCAACTGTGACCCTGATTTCCTTAGTTGGTTTAACGGCCATGGCAGGTGCCATTGGTGCTGGTGGCCTTGGAACAACCGCAATTGTCACTGGCTATCAACGCTTCCAAAATGACGTTATGTGGTTAGCAACGATTATCGTCTTGCTCCTCATCGTCATTATTCAATTTACTGGTGACTTCTTGGCTAAACGTGCACATCATAAATAA